Proteins co-encoded in one Capsicum annuum cultivar UCD-10X-F1 chromosome 9, UCD10Xv1.1, whole genome shotgun sequence genomic window:
- the LOC107842066 gene encoding uncharacterized protein LOC107842066 isoform X5 (The sequence of the model RefSeq protein was modified relative to this genomic sequence to represent the inferred CDS: added 79 bases not found in genome assembly) yields the protein MQDNECNSIKEGMIVCAACSAFGGDDMLFYDAIVEAIHNENHSFHNGVEECLCTFVLAWLHGPKKDDLTNSGIEGICIIKGTSQVDPRLASFVELADQKLRKSSGESTSTSEQDNSASQGLSRTKRVRYLSSAQKSDSSFKGISSAKNVVNVSCITEDYSRHRDHDKDLGGQFSNYHVMLVENLERNLLPSALRDFIHEHTSVWSQACISPCPSYMPYAQGIIVVDCEEKLQKINLFLDNPSHLVVSSKGRPVVISERDMRYSTIKTSLGSLVCSSQDTCKAKSICRDLIVVRSGSDAYRRANEAKDLFLEFISHQQRLYKKLALEERLLLNMLQLQPSVDTCLC from the exons ATGCAGGATAACGAATGTAATAGTATTAAAGAAGGGATGATTGTTTGTGCGGCTTGTAGTGCTTTCGGTGGTGATGATATGCTCTTCTACGATGCCATTGTTGAAGCG ATCCACAACGAGAACCATTCATTTCACAATGGAGTGGAGGAGTGTTTATGTACCTTTGTATTAGCCTGGCTTCATGGCCCAAAAAAGGATGACTTGACTAATTCTGGAATTGAAGGCATATGCATCATCAAAGGCACATCCCAAGTTGATCCGAGACTAGCCTCTTTCGTGGAATTGGCAGACCAGAAACTCAGAAAATCCTCTGGGGAGTCAACTTCTACATCTGAGCAAGACAATTCAGCATCCCAAGGATTGTCACGTACTAAAAGAGTCAGATACTTGTCTTCTGCACAAAAGTCAGATTCGTCCTTTAAG GGTATTAGCAGTGCCAAGAATGTGGTTAACGTGAGCTGTATAACAGAAG ACTATAGCAGGCACCGGGATCATGATAAAGATCTAGGAGGGCAATTTTCAAATTACCATGTCATGCTAGTCGAGAACTTGGAGAGAAACTTGTTGCCTTCAGCATTGAGAGATTTCATACATGAGCATACTTCTGTTTGGTCACAAGCATGTATTTCTCCCTGCCCGTCATATATGCCCTACGCACAAGGCATTATCGTGGTAGATTGTGAAGAGAAGCTTCAGAAAATAAATCTGTTTTTGGACAATCCATCCCACCTTGTTGTATCCTCAAAGGGAAG GATACATGTAAGGCAAAAAGTATCTGCCGAGACTTGATAGTAGTTCGTTCAGGAAGTGATGCATACAGAAGAGCTAACGAGGCGAAAGATTTGTTTTTAGAGTTTATAAGTCATCAACAGAGACTTTATAAGAAGTTAGCTTTGGAAGAGAGGTTACTTTTGAATATGCTGCAATTACAACCAAGTGTAGACACGTGTTTGTGTTAA
- the LOC107842066 gene encoding uncharacterized protein LOC107842066 isoform X4 (The sequence of the model RefSeq protein was modified relative to this genomic sequence to represent the inferred CDS: added 79 bases not found in genome assembly), with amino-acid sequence MQDNECNSIKEGMIVCAACSAFGGDDMLFYDAIVEAIHNENHSFHNGVEECLCTFVLAWLHGPKKDDLTNSGIEGICIIKGTSQVDPRLASFVELADQKLRKSSGESTSTSEQDNSASQGLSRTKRVRYLSSAQKSDSSFKGISSAKNVVNVSCITEATDYSRHRDHDKDLGGQFSNYHVMLVENLERNLLPSALRDFIHEHTSVWSQACISPCPSYMPYAQGIIVVDCEEKLQKINLFLDNPSHLVVSSKGRPVVISERDMRYSTIKTSLGSLVCSSQDTCKAKSICRDLIVVRSGSDAYRRANEAKDLFLEFISHQQRLYKKLALEERLLLNMLQLQPSVDTCLC; translated from the exons ATGCAGGATAACGAATGTAATAGTATTAAAGAAGGGATGATTGTTTGTGCGGCTTGTAGTGCTTTCGGTGGTGATGATATGCTCTTCTACGATGCCATTGTTGAAGCG ATCCACAACGAGAACCATTCATTTCACAATGGAGTGGAGGAGTGTTTATGTACCTTTGTATTAGCCTGGCTTCATGGCCCAAAAAAGGATGACTTGACTAATTCTGGAATTGAAGGCATATGCATCATCAAAGGCACATCCCAAGTTGATCCGAGACTAGCCTCTTTCGTGGAATTGGCAGACCAGAAACTCAGAAAATCCTCTGGGGAGTCAACTTCTACATCTGAGCAAGACAATTCAGCATCCCAAGGATTGTCACGTACTAAAAGAGTCAGATACTTGTCTTCTGCACAAAAGTCAGATTCGTCCTTTAAG GGTATTAGCAGTGCCAAGAATGTGGTTAACGTGAGCTGTATAACAGAAG CAACAGACTATAGCAGGCACCGGGATCATGATAAAGATCTAGGAGGGCAATTTTCAAATTACCATGTCATGCTAGTCGAGAACTTGGAGAGAAACTTGTTGCCTTCAGCATTGAGAGATTTCATACATGAGCATACTTCTGTTTGGTCACAAGCATGTATTTCTCCCTGCCCGTCATATATGCCCTACGCACAAGGCATTATCGTGGTAGATTGTGAAGAGAAGCTTCAGAAAATAAATCTGTTTTTGGACAATCCATCCCACCTTGTTGTATCCTCAAAGGGAAG GATACATGTAAGGCAAAAAGTATCTGCCGAGACTTGATAGTAGTTCGTTCAGGAAGTGATGCATACAGAAGAGCTAACGAGGCGAAAGATTTGTTTTTAGAGTTTATAAGTCATCAACAGAGACTTTATAAGAAGTTAGCTTTGGAAGAGAGGTTACTTTTGAATATGCTGCAATTACAACCAAGTGTAGACACGTGTTTGTGTTAA
- the LOC107842066 gene encoding uncharacterized protein LOC107842066 isoform X2 (The sequence of the model RefSeq protein was modified relative to this genomic sequence to represent the inferred CDS: added 79 bases not found in genome assembly), with protein MKKSAGKPSKYDLEYRNRGDDAWYGVLVILTGETMTVKFEGYPDTFDVKFDAKEFKSKEEIDDFLGRFRNISPQMQDSECGSIKEGMFVCAACSAFGGDDMLFYDAVVEAIHNENHSFHNGVEECLCTFVLAWLHGPKKDDLTNSGIEGICIIKGTSQVDPRLASFVELADQKLRKSSGESTSTSEQDNSASQGLSRTKRVRYLSSAQKSDSSFKGISSAKNVVNVSCITEDYSRHRDHDKDLGGQFSNYHVMLVENLERNLLPSALRDFIHEHTSVWSQACISPCPSYMPYAQGIIVVDCEEKLQKINLFLDNPSHLVVSSKGRPVVISERDMRYSTIKTSLGSLVCSSQDTCKAKSICRDLIVVRSGSDAYRRANEAKDLFLEFISHQQRLYKKLALEERLLLNMLQLQPSVDTCLC; from the exons ATGAAAAAATCCGCCGGAAAACCGTCGAAATACGATTTAGAGTACCGGAACAGAGGCGACGATGCCTGGTACGGCGTACTAGTCATACTTACCGGTGAAACAATGACGGTGAAATTCGAAGGTTATCCGGATACTTTTGACGTGAAATTCGATGCGAAGGAGTTCAAATCGAAGGAGGAAATCGACGATTTTTTAGGAAGGTTTAGGAATATCTCGCCGCAGATGCAGGATAGCGAATGTGGTAGTATTAAAGAAGGGATGTTTGTTTGTGCGGCTTGTAGTGCTTTTGGTGGAGATGATATGCTCTTCTACGATGCCGTTGTTGAGGCG ATCCACAACGAGAACCATTCATTTCACAATGGAGTGGAGGAGTGTTTATGTACCTTTGTATTAGCCTGGCTTCATGGCCCAAAAAAGGATGACTTGACTAATTCTGGAATTGAAGGCATATGCATCATCAAAGGCACATCCCAAGTTGATCCGAGACTAGCCTCTTTCGTGGAATTGGCAGACCAGAAACTCAGAAAATCCTCTGGGGAGTCAACTTCTACATCTGAGCAAGACAATTCAGCATCCCAAGGATTGTCACGTACTAAAAGAGTCAGATACTTGTCTTCTGCACAAAAGTCAGATTCGTCCTTTAAG GGTATTAGCAGTGCCAAGAATGTGGTTAACGTGAGCTGTATAACAGAAG ACTATAGCAGGCACCGGGATCATGATAAAGATCTAGGAGGGCAATTTTCAAATTACCATGTCATGCTAGTCGAGAACTTGGAGAGAAACTTGTTGCCTTCAGCATTGAGAGATTTCATACATGAGCATACTTCTGTTTGGTCACAAGCATGTATTTCTCCCTGCCCGTCATATATGCCCTACGCACAAGGCATTATCGTGGTAGATTGTGAAGAGAAGCTTCAGAAAATAAATCTGTTTTTGGACAATCCATCCCACCTTGTTGTATCCTCAAAGGGAAG GATACATGTAAGGCAAAAAGTATCTGCCGAGACTTGATAGTAGTTCGTTCAGGAAGTGATGCATACAGAAGAGCTAACGAGGCGAAAGATTTGTTTTTAGAGTTTATAAGTCATCAACAGAGACTTTATAAGAAGTTAGCTTTGGAAGAGAGGTTACTTTTGAATATGCTGCAATTACAACCAAGTGTAGACACGTGTTTGTGTTAA
- the LOC107842066 gene encoding uncharacterized protein LOC107842066 isoform X1 (The sequence of the model RefSeq protein was modified relative to this genomic sequence to represent the inferred CDS: added 79 bases not found in genome assembly), whose amino-acid sequence MKKSAGKPSKYDLEYRNRGDDAWYGVLVILTGETMTVKFEGYPDTFDVKFDAKEFKSKEEIDDFLGRFRNISPQMQDSECGSIKEGMFVCAACSAFGGDDMLFYDAVVEAIHNENHSFHNGVEECLCTFVLAWLHGPKKDDLTNSGIEGICIIKGTSQVDPRLASFVELADQKLRKSSGESTSTSEQDNSASQGLSRTKRVRYLSSAQKSDSSFKGISSAKNVVNVSCITEATDYSRHRDHDKDLGGQFSNYHVMLVENLERNLLPSALRDFIHEHTSVWSQACISPCPSYMPYAQGIIVVDCEEKLQKINLFLDNPSHLVVSSKGRPVVISERDMRYSTIKTSLGSLVCSSQDTCKAKSICRDLIVVRSGSDAYRRANEAKDLFLEFISHQQRLYKKLALEERLLLNMLQLQPSVDTCLC is encoded by the exons ATGAAAAAATCCGCCGGAAAACCGTCGAAATACGATTTAGAGTACCGGAACAGAGGCGACGATGCCTGGTACGGCGTACTAGTCATACTTACCGGTGAAACAATGACGGTGAAATTCGAAGGTTATCCGGATACTTTTGACGTGAAATTCGATGCGAAGGAGTTCAAATCGAAGGAGGAAATCGACGATTTTTTAGGAAGGTTTAGGAATATCTCGCCGCAGATGCAGGATAGCGAATGTGGTAGTATTAAAGAAGGGATGTTTGTTTGTGCGGCTTGTAGTGCTTTTGGTGGAGATGATATGCTCTTCTACGATGCCGTTGTTGAGGCG ATCCACAACGAGAACCATTCATTTCACAATGGAGTGGAGGAGTGTTTATGTACCTTTGTATTAGCCTGGCTTCATGGCCCAAAAAAGGATGACTTGACTAATTCTGGAATTGAAGGCATATGCATCATCAAAGGCACATCCCAAGTTGATCCGAGACTAGCCTCTTTCGTGGAATTGGCAGACCAGAAACTCAGAAAATCCTCTGGGGAGTCAACTTCTACATCTGAGCAAGACAATTCAGCATCCCAAGGATTGTCACGTACTAAAAGAGTCAGATACTTGTCTTCTGCACAAAAGTCAGATTCGTCCTTTAAG GGTATTAGCAGTGCCAAGAATGTGGTTAACGTGAGCTGTATAACAGAAG CAACAGACTATAGCAGGCACCGGGATCATGATAAAGATCTAGGAGGGCAATTTTCAAATTACCATGTCATGCTAGTCGAGAACTTGGAGAGAAACTTGTTGCCTTCAGCATTGAGAGATTTCATACATGAGCATACTTCTGTTTGGTCACAAGCATGTATTTCTCCCTGCCCGTCATATATGCCCTACGCACAAGGCATTATCGTGGTAGATTGTGAAGAGAAGCTTCAGAAAATAAATCTGTTTTTGGACAATCCATCCCACCTTGTTGTATCCTCAAAGGGAAG GATACATGTAAGGCAAAAAGTATCTGCCGAGACTTGATAGTAGTTCGTTCAGGAAGTGATGCATACAGAAGAGCTAACGAGGCGAAAGATTTGTTTTTAGAGTTTATAAGTCATCAACAGAGACTTTATAAGAAGTTAGCTTTGGAAGAGAGGTTACTTTTGAATATGCTGCAATTACAACCAAGTGTAGACACGTGTTTGTGTTAA
- the LOC107842066 gene encoding uncharacterized protein LOC107842066 isoform X3 (The sequence of the model RefSeq protein was modified relative to this genomic sequence to represent the inferred CDS: added 79 bases not found in genome assembly): MTVKFEGSPDTFGVKFDVKEFKSKKEIGDFVGWFRNISLQMQDNECGSIREGMSVCAACSTFGGDDMLFYDAVVETIHNENHSFHNGVEECLCTFVLAWLHGPKKDDLTNSGIEGICIIKGTSQVDPRLASFVELADQKLRKSSGESTSTSEQDNSASQGLSRTKRVRYLSSAQKSDSSFKGISSAKNVVNVSCITEATDYSRHRDHDKDLGGQFSNYHVMLVENLERNLLPSALRDFIHEHTSVWSQACISPCPSYMPYAQGIIVVDCEEKLQKINLFLDNPSHLVVSSKGRPVVISERDMRYSTIKTSLGSLVCSSQDTCKAKSICRDLIVVRSGSDAYRRANEAKDLFLEFISHQQRLYKKLALEERLLLNMLQLQPSVDTCLC, from the exons ATGACGGTGAAATTCGAGGGTTCTCCAGATACTTTTGGCGTGAAATTCGATGTGAAGGAGTTCAAATCGAAGAAGGAAATCGGCGATTTTGTAGGATGGTTTAGGAATATCTCGCTGCAAATGCAGGATAACGAATGTGGTAGTATTAGAGAAGGGATGAGTGTTTGTGCGGCTTGTAGTACTTTCGGTGGAGATGATATGCTCTTCTACGATGCCGTTGTTGAAACG ATCCACAACGAGAACCATTCATTTCACAATGGAGTGGAGGAGTGTTTATGTACCTTTGTATTAGCCTGGCTTCATGGCCCAAAAAAGGATGACTTGACTAATTCTGGAATTGAAGGCATATGCATCATCAAAGGCACATCCCAAGTTGATCCGAGACTAGCCTCTTTCGTGGAATTGGCAGACCAGAAACTCAGAAAATCCTCTGGGGAGTCAACTTCTACATCTGAGCAAGACAATTCAGCATCCCAAGGATTGTCACGTACTAAAAGAGTCAGATACTTGTCTTCTGCACAAAAGTCAGATTCGTCCTTTAAG GGTATTAGCAGTGCCAAGAATGTGGTTAACGTGAGCTGTATAACAGAAG CAACAGACTATAGCAGGCACCGGGATCATGATAAAGATCTAGGAGGGCAATTTTCAAATTACCATGTCATGCTAGTCGAGAACTTGGAGAGAAACTTGTTGCCTTCAGCATTGAGAGATTTCATACATGAGCATACTTCTGTTTGGTCACAAGCATGTATTTCTCCCTGCCCGTCATATATGCCCTACGCACAAGGCATTATCGTGGTAGATTGTGAAGAGAAGCTTCAGAAAATAAATCTGTTTTTGGACAATCCATCCCACCTTGTTGTATCCTCAAAGGGAAG GATACATGTAAGGCAAAAAGTATCTGCCGAGACTTGATAGTAGTTCGTTCAGGAAGTGATGCATACAGAAGAGCTAACGAGGCGAAAGATTTGTTTTTAGAGTTTATAAGTCATCAACAGAGACTTTATAAGAAGTTAGCTTTGGAAGAGAGGTTACTTTTGAATATGCTGCAATTACAACCAAGTGTAGACACGTGTTTGTGTTAA
- the LOC107842069 gene encoding protein NRT1/ PTR FAMILY 6.4 → MVLVHNHAEKDGSTDGALVDFRGNPVDKSRTGGWLGAGLILCTELSERICVMGISMNLVTYLVGDLHLPSSDSANIVTNFMGTLNLLALLGGFLADAKLGRYATIAIFGCIAAVGATLLTLATSIPSMKPPVCDSRSKGHCIEASGQQLILLFAALYTIALGCGGIKSSVSGFGSDQFDSSNPKENKAMIYFFNRFYFCISLGSLFAVTVLVYIQDNVGRGWGYGISAGTMVLAVAVLLGGTSLYRFKKPEGSPLTIIWRVLILAWRKRKLSHPSDPGFLNEYHNAKVPHTKMLGCLDKAAILDDYAAADENRNNPWIVSTVTQVGEVKMVLKLIPIWSTCILFWTVYSQMNTFSIEQATFMNRNVGKFGIPAGSFAFFLFISILLFTSINERVTVPIARKITGNRQGLTSLQRVGIGLMLSVIGMVAAAIVEKQRRENATKHNYSMSAFWLVPQFFIVGAGEAFAYVGQLEFFIREAPEGMKSMSTGLFLSTLSMGFFMSSLLVSIVHKVTNGSWLKSNLNNGRLEDFYWMLAVLGVLNYLVFLVFSCRHQYKAQNLSTTLEDSEEELKNWNNTSINDNAEKNPNDAEKEEV, encoded by the exons ATG GTTTTGGTTCATAATCATGCTGAAAAAGATGGCTCAACTGATGGAGCTCTAGTTGATTTTCGTGGAAATCCGGTTGATAAATCGCGTACCGGAGGATGGCTTGGTGCAGGGCTCATTCTAT GTACAGAGTTATCAGAAAGAATATGTGTCATGGGGATATCGATGAATTTGGTGACGTACTTGGTTGGAGATTTACATCTTCCATCTTCTGATTCTGCCAACATTGTTACTAATTTCATGGGCACACTCAACCTTCTTGCCCTGCTTGGTGGTTTCTTGGCTGATGCTAAACTAGGCCGTTATGCAACTATTGCAATCTTTGGTTGCATCGCTGCTGTG GGAGCAACACTATTGACACTTGCAACATCCATCCCAAGTATGAAGCCTCCCGTGTGCGACTCAAGATCGAAGGGCCACTGCATCGAAGCCAGCGGGCAGCAGCTCATTCTCCTCTTCGCAGCATTATACACCATAGCGCTCGGTTGTGGAGGGATCAAGTCCAGCGTATCCGGTTTTGGATCGGACCAATTTGATTCATCAAATCCTAAAGAGAACAAGGCCATGATATACTTCTTCAACAGATTCTACTTCTGCATAAGCCTTGGATCTTTGTTTGCTGTGACTGTATTAGTGTATATACAAGACAATGTTGGAAGGGGGTGGGGGTATGGTATATCAGCAGGCACAATGGTACTAGCGGTGGCTGTTTTGCTTGGTGGAACATCATTGTACAGATTCAAGAAGCCAGAGGGAAGTCCTTTGACTATTATATGGAGAGTTTTGATCTTGGCTTGGAGAAAGAGAAAGCTTTCTCACCCTTCTGATCCTGGATTCTTGAATGAATATCACAACGCAAAAGTGCCACATACAAAAATGCTAGG GTGTCTCGACAAGGCAGCGATTCTTGATGATTATGCAGCTGCAGATGAAAATAGAAACAATCCATGGATAGTATCAACAGTTACTCAAGTCGGAGAAGTGAAAATGGTTCTTAAGTTGATTCCGATATGGTCCACGTGCATACTTTTTTGGACAGTTTATTCTCAAATGAATACTTTTAGCATCGAGCAAGCTACCTTCATGAATCGAAACGTTGGCAAATTTGGCATCCCAGCAGGCTCCTTTgccttttttctctttatttctatACTCTTGTTTACGTCCATAAATGAAAGGGTCACCGTACCAATTGCTAGAAAAATCACTGGCAATAGACAAGGACTCACAAGCCTTCAAAGAGTTGGAATTGGACTAATGCTATCCGTTATTGGTATGGTAGCAGCAGCTATTGTAGAAAAGCAACGAAGGGAAAATGCAACAAAACACAATTATAGCATGAGTGCATTTTGGTTAGTCCCTCAGTTCTTCATTGTTGGTGCTGGTGAAGCTTTTGCCTACGTAGGACAACTCGAATTTTTCATCAGGGAAGCACCTGAAGGGATGAAATCAATGAGCACAGGGCTATTCCTTAGCACCCTCTCAATGGGATTTTTTATGAGTAGCTTGCTAGTGTCAATCGTACATAAGGTAACAAATGGAAGCTGGCTTAAAAGCAATTTGAACAACGGTAGGCTAGAGGACTTCTACTGGATGCTAGCAGTGCTAGGAGTACTCAACTACTTGGTTTTCCTCGTTTTCTCATGTAGACATCAATACAAAGCGCAAAACCTTAGTACTACTCTTGAAGACTCAGAAGAAGAGCTCAAGAATTGGAACAATACGAGCATCAATGACAACGCGGAAAAGAATCCTAATGATGCAGAAAAGGAGGAAGTCTAA